The DNA window ATTCCTGATAGAACCTGCTCCCCGCTTTTCCGGCATGCCATTTGTAGGGAAGCTTGATCCGGCTCGGGTACATCAGGGTGCCGGTATCGCCCAACTCCTCGCTTGTAACGGCCATCGGTGGACTCCTTTACGCTAGTCGTAACCGGTGCGCTCGTTGCGCTGCCAATGTCCAATGCTTGATATCGCGGAGAGCCATGCCTTCGAACACACGCCGCGTAATGAAGGCAATTCCCGTGAGGCCTGCGGCACCTGGCAACGACATGTTCACCTATCCCGACTTCGGCTTCCCGGCGATGAACGCCTTCATCGTGGAAAGCGTCACGGGCTCTCCCCTCTGATTCTTCACCGACTCCTTCAGTGTGACAACTCCACCCAGCTCACCTTTGTCCTGCTTGTCGACAACCTCGAGTTCCACGTGTATCGTGTCGCCTATCTTGGTCGGTGCCGTGAATCTCACCTTGTCCATACCATAGAAGGCAATGATCGCCATGTCGTAGAGGGGCAGAAGCCCGTTTGCCACTGACAGAACCAACAAGCCGTGGGCTATTCTTTCTCCAAAAGGGCCCTTCTTCGCGTATTCAACGTCGGTGTGCAACGGATACCAGTCTCCGGTCAAAGCGGCAAAAC is part of the Chloroflexota bacterium genome and encodes:
- a CDS encoding MaoC/PaaZ C-terminal domain-containing protein; amino-acid sequence: MKYFEDFQVGETVVTRARTITETDIVSFAALTGDWYPLHTDVEYAKKGPFGERIAHGLLVLSVANGLLPLYDMAIIAFYGMDKVRFTAPTKIGDTIHVELEVVDKQDKGELGGVVTLKESVKNQRGEPVTLSTMKAFIAGKPKSG